A region of the Leptolyngbya sp. CCY15150 genome:
TTGATTGTAGGGGATGAGGTTCGCCAAAATGCGATCGTAGTCAGCGGTCTGGTGCCCTCTCGTCCCAACCAATCCTACGGTGGACTGCACAACTTCCCTCGGTTTATTACCACTTGGCCGCGGCAGTTTCTCACTGGGTCGTTTATTCAGCTCTCCTTCAGCCGCTATGCCACGTCACCGTTTGACCAAAGCGCTTGGGAACCAGGTGCCGTGCCACCTAACGCTGAGCAAATCAGGTACTACAGCCCACCTAATCGACGTTGGGGGTATGACGTAGGCTTGCAGTATGCACCGGCTGGGCCCCTGGCATCTCGCTTTATCTCAGCGGAAAACACCCGTAACGAGTTCTATAGCGAGCCCCCGGCGGATGATCCTTACATGCTGACGCTCTGTCGAGCTATCCCAGACTCCAACTGTAACTAGCAAGGTATGGGGGTTGGCGGTTTCTGCCTCCCCCATGCTGTGCTTCCTGTCCCTTTCCAGGCATGGAGGGGGACGGGACAGCAGGAAGCCAGGCTAATCAACCAGCCTGAGTTGGGCCGCTACAGATACTTATTTATTTACTGTGCCACTGTGTTCGAGGATGCGGATGATGTCAGTTCCTTTTACCAAACACCTCCAAGCAAGCGATCGCCCCTCTGAATCGGGGTTAACAATTATAGAATCCCTCGTCGCGATTATCATGATTGGAATTGTGGGGGCCATGATTACCCCACCCATTGTGATTGCCGTCGCCACACGCCTGCAAAACCAACGGACTCAGCAGGCCTACCAGATAGCCCAGGGTGAATTTGACCGAGTGCGCGGGATGGTCAACAATGGTCGCCATGAGCCTGCTGCCTTGCCAGTCGCCGTTGGCAACGGCCCTCTAGCAGATCAAGGGCCGCCCACCGGCACTGTCAACCAACTTCAATCCATCGACCCTGGCTGCAATAGCTATGACGGTGGTCAACTGCCGGCCAACCGAGCCCTACCCATTGACATTACCGGCGACTGCGAACCTGACTTTATCATGCAGGTCTTTCGCAACAATGGCGTCGTCTCAGACCGCGAGCAAAACGGTCTCAACCGTCCCACCAACTTTTACATGGCGGTGCGGGTCTATGCCGTCCTAGATAACCCGGTGAATTGGGGAGATCTTGAAACAGAAGAAGCGGGACTCGGGTTTACGAGCGGCGATAGCAGCCAAAGCACTCGTCCCCTTGCCGTGATTAATACCCAGGTGAACTGGAGTGATACCCGTGACTCCCTATGTGAGTTTCACAGTGCCCAAGGCGGTTGTGACGGCTAGCTTAGGGTTACACAGCGCTCCGTCAAACGTTCACCCAGCCATTTAATTCTTTGTTTCACCACTGAGCACCGTCCACCCTGAGTCACGAACCATGGTCACATTCTTCTCTCACCTCTTTCGTCGTTATGCCCGCCGCTCTCAACAGGCCTCTGCCGGCTTCACCATGATGGAAGTTTTAATTGCGGCAGCGTTGGCAGGCATGATTATTTCTGGCTTGCTGTATTTGGTCTTAGAACTCATGGGTACCAACCAGCGAGAAGCGGCCCGCGATGAAACCCAACAGGATATGCAAAATGCGCTGGACTACATCAGCACCGAACTGCGTGAGGCGGTCTACGTCTATGAACCTGTCTGCATAACCGGACGAGGCGCTCCGGGCACCGATGACTTCTGTCCTGGCATTGTCAACCACTTACCCGCCAATCTCACCCAAAACAGCGTGCCGGTGGTGGCCTTTTGGAAGCAAGATCGGTTTCCAGATGCGATCTTACAAGCCTGTGCCAACGGCAATGCGCCTGAGGACACCAACTGCATTAACGGTCACTCCTATTCACTTGTGGTCTATCTGTTAAGTGATGGCGCGGGCTGGGATGGACAGGCTCAGCTAACTCGCTATTCGCTCACCGAGTTTACCCAAGGGGGAGCGCGCCGTCCTGGTTATGCTAACCCAGGAGCCCAACAGAACTTCAGAACCTGGCCGTTCCTAGGGGACGAGAATTTGCAAGTCGGGAATGCTGATGGTCGTCCTGATGTGTTAGTTGATTTTGTCGATGGCGGAGAGGGTGCAAACGCTCAATTTGTTTCAGCTGACCAATCTGTGTGTCCCACCGGCTTTAACGTTAGCCCATCGGATCAACTCTTAGGCACTACAAGCTTGGACGGAGTCCGCAGTTTTTATGCCTGCGTGGGCCCCTCAGCCACCAACCGCAATACCGAGGTGATTCTTCGCCTGCGCGGCAATGCGGATGGACGGTCTGGGGCTCAAAATGAAGATTCCTTTATGACTGCCCTAGAAACCAGAGTCCTAAGCCGTGGGGTGATTGGCAAAACACCCATTGACTAAATAATGTAAGCCTTGATTGATGAGAAGAGGGCAGCCTCAACCTGGGTGCAAGAACAAGCAGTACTACCGGCAGTCGGAGATTTAAACCAATGTTAACGAATTTACAGTCATGGGCTTGGAGAACCACCATGAGAGCAAAACTGCTTCGCCAACCAGCCAACGCCGGCTTTACCCTGATTGAGGTTTTGGCAGTCGTGATTATCGTGGGCATTCTGGCAGCGATCGCTGCTCCAGGATGGGTTGCCTTTGCCAATTCCCGCGAGGCTAATCAGCTTGCCGACCAAGTATTTCAGCGTATCCGCCAATCGCAAACTGATGCAGGGCGCTTGCGCAGCAATCAGGTAGTCGAGTTCAATGATGGAAATCCACCGGAGTTACTCTATGGCTCTGCAGGGGGTGGGGGGCGTAACACCGAGCTTTTGGGTGAAGGACGGCTGGCCAATGGAATGGCTAGCTTAGACGTCTTTGATGGCAACGGTGCCGAGGTCGATTCGGTCGTGTTTGACCCCAATGGCATCTTGGTCTCAGATGGCAATCTACCGATCACTGTGGTCGTTCAAGTGCCGGCAGATGGCTCTGGATCTACCCGCTGTGTGATCCTCAAAACGTTGCTGGGCGCATCTGAACTTGCCCAGGGTGATGCCTGCACCCCTTAGGAATGCAAGACAGAAGAACGAAGATAGAAGAGCGAAGATAGAAGAACGAAAAGGAATTCTAGGACAAACCAGGTTTCCCGCCTCAGCACCTAGGCGGGTCACTTAGGCCTCAGAGTACTAGTTCTTGCTCTTGGATCTGATGTGGGTCACGCGGAGCGACCTATAGCCAGAACCACCCAGGATGGGCCTGATCCCATAGTTACCCTACCCCATAGCTACTCTACCCTTCGGTACCGTGGCAACTTGGGGCTATGGCATACCATATAGCGATCGCAGCTAGCCTGATAGGGGCATCCATGGCGGTTGGAGCATGCCCCCATCAGATTAGCTAGGCCGGAACAGGTTGCTCGCTCTCTACCTCACTGCGACGCAGCCACACGCCGCGCAGGCCAGCGGCCCTGGCCCCTTCATAGTCTTGGCGGAAGCTATCGCCAATGTGCCAAGCATCTTCTGGCGCGCAGTCATGTTTTGCTAGAGCGATTTCAAAGATACGGGGGTCGGGCTTCGCCGATCCTGCCTGGGTGGACAGGGTGACGGAGGAAAAGAAGCCATCGAGCTTCAGCGCCGGTAAAACGCGGTGCAGCCGAGAGTCAAAGTTGGAGATGATGCCCAGCTCAATATCTTGGCTTTGCCAATGTTCTAGGGCCCAGCGCACGTCTGCATAGACGAACCACGGATCAGCGGTGGCAAAGTGGGCATAGAGGGAGGCAAAAAAGCCGGCAAAGTTATCAAACTGGTCTAGCACGCCAGCCCGCTGGAAGGTCTGAGCAGCGATCGCCCACCACCAGCCAAACTCCCGCTCTTCAATTTCATCTTCGTCAATACCGGGAAAGGCCATGGTTGAAGCGGCCTTAAAACTATCGTAAAAGGCCTCGTTCACGGCGATTGGATCCGCCTGGACGCCATAGACCTTCGCAATATCGCAATAGACTTCACCAACGGTTCCACGGACGCCAATGAGGGTGCCGACCGCGTCCAGAAAAATAACTTTAGGACGTTTCATCGCAAGTTGAATACCATCAACGGAAAGACTTGAGCAATCAGGTAGATAGCAACTCCCGCAGGGGACGGGCAATCCAATTTAAGCCTACTTTGAGTTGATGATCAAAGGTGGGCATGCGATAAAGATAGGCCAAGCGACGGAAAATGTGGGCCAGTTGTCCATCTAACGTTAAACCCAAGCCCATTAATGTTGCGTTATCGATACCTAAGGTCATCATTTCGCCTAGGTTTTGGTAGCGGAAGGGCAGCAGGGGGCGATCGCTCAAGTCAGCCCAGATGTTCCAGGCGGCATAGTCGGCTTGCTGGAAGGCGGCTTGGGCGGTGGCGGGAATGCGTTGCCCAGCGGCGTCTTCACAGGCGGCTAAATCACCAAGGGCGAACACGTGGGGATGTTCTACAACCTGGAGAGTGGGGGTAATGGTGAGCTGCCCCTGATCATTGTGGGGGACGGGCAGCGATCGCACCACCTCGGCCACCTGGGTGCCCACGGTCCAGAGAACAATATCAACGGGAATGGTGTCGATCTGCCCCCGATAGTCGAGGGATAGGCTATCGCTGGTGACTTGGGTGACCTGGGTTTCTAGATCGAGCCACACACCGCGATCGCTGAGGGCCTTGCGAGACGCCTCGCGGTTAAACTCGGGCGATCGCTTCAGCAGATCTTCGCCCCGTTCTACCAACCGCAGCCGTCCTCGTTTTCCAAGGCGATCGGCCAGCTTGCAGGCCAGCTCCACGCCGCTGGTGCCGCCCCCCACAATCGCCACGCGAATTTTGTCTACCTCGGAGGTTTCCAGCAGCCGCAAACGTTCATCGAGGCGATAGGCATCATGAACCGTGCGGAAGGGAATGGCGTGCTCTTGGGCACCGGGCACTTGATCCACGGGCGTTTCTCCGCCCAGAGCCAGGACGAGGCGATCGTAGTCCAAGGAGGATCCATCGGCGAGGTCAACCCGTTGGTTCGCCAAATCCACTTGGTTAACAGCGGTTTGGCGAAACTGAATCCGGGTTTCGGACAGGAGTTCGGCATAGGGCGGTGCCACTTCCCAGGTTTGCAGTTCGCCGGTCAGCAGTTCGTAGAGCAACGGCGCAAAGGTAAAGCGATCGCGCTGATCCACTAGGGTAATGCGGGGATGCTGGAGCGGTGGCCAGGGAAGGCGATCCAGCGCCAGCGCTGTATAGAGACCCCCGAAGCCTCCACCGAGAATACAGATATGGGCAGGTTGCTGAGTCATGGTTATCCAGTAGACGGCAAAATAAGGGGTGAGGGCAATGAAGCGATCGCCATCTTCTCTATTGTGTACCACGTCCCAACAGGTGTGTACTCTGCCCCGTGGCAGAACCCCGAGATCGCGCCACAAACCTGTGTTTGGCAGGGGCTATCATGGGATCGCCCCTGCGCTGTCTAAGCGATCGCTGCCCGATAGACCAAGACGTCCCGCGATGCCCGCAATCTTCGGTAGGGCGCTCCTCCAGCCATAGGTGGACAGCCCATGCTGCACCGCAGGTCAGCAGCGGGTTACGAATGCCGATGTACCAAAGTGGAGCTAGACTGATCCGTCGGCAACACCAAGATCTCGCTGAGGTTCACATGGGGCGGACGGGTAGCGCAAAACAGAACGACCTCCGCCACGTCCTCTGGCGTTAGAGGCGTCACATGGGCATAGACCTGGGCAGCCCGATCCTGGTCGCCATGAAAGCGCACCTGGCTGAATTCTGTTTCCACCAACCCCGGATCCACGGAGCTGACCCGCACGGGCGTTCCAGACAGATCCATCTTCAGGCTATGGCTGAGGGCCCGCACCGCCGCCTTGGTGGCGCAATAGACATTGCCCTTGGGGTAGGGCTGATGTCCTGCGATGGAGCCAATGTTGATCACATGCCCTCGCCCCCGTTCCACCATGCCCGGCAGCACGGTACGAGTGACGTAGAGCAGCCCCTTGAGGTTGGTGTCGATCATCTCGTCCCAATCCTCTATACTGCCTTGCTGGAGCGGCTCTAATCCGCGACTCAGACCAGCATTGTTCACCAGCACATCAATCGCCTGCCAGTCTGCCGGCAGGCCCTGCAAGACGGCTTCCACCTGAGCGCGATCGCCCACATCCATAACCACGGGATGAACCGCAATCCCATACTGCTCGACCAACGCAGGGGCGATCGCCTCCAAGCGCTCCCGCCGCCGGGCCGCGAGAATCAGCCGAGCCCCCGCTTCAGCAAAGGCTGACGCACAGGCCGCCCCAATGCCGCTGCTTGCCCCTGTAATCAGCACCGTCTGATGTTGGATAGAAACCATAGACCTTTGATCAAACAACTATGCACCAGTATTCAGCTTTCCTAGGAACCTTCACCAGGGCGGACGATATGCAGCCGTCGCGTCACCATCGTGATGCCATCTTCCCGCACCAAGACCGCCGAAATCCAGCGGCTGCCGGGGGTGCTTGGAGCTTGGCCAATTTTGAACAGCCCGCCAGCCGGCAAAACGGTCAATTCCACATCCATGGGGTCAAGATAGCCAGCCAAATCCACGGGCTCATCAATGGCGACTCCCATTAACCGTTCTCCTGCCAACGGTTCTATGACAATGGCGTCGAAGGTAAAGGAGCGACCCATGGTCACCGATGCAGGCAGGTTAATTTGCACCGTGGGCGGATTGCTGCCCGACATCAGCACCGTTTCCTCCGCAAGAATCTCCTGCTCAACAATTTCTGAACCCACTAACCGCTGTCGAGCTTCTAGGGTAGATGTGAAGTCAAAAGAGCGATCGCCCACCAGGGGCGTGCCGGTAATCAAGGTCATGGTTTCCGTGACAATGGCGTCGCCGTCCTGCTCCCAAGACAAAAGCTGGGTTTCATAGGTGAGCCCTGGATATTGCTCCCACAGCGTAGTCAGAGCATTTTCCATATCGCGGTAGCTGAGTCCGTCGGCGCTGCGAAACTCTGGGCTATAGTACTGCATCACCTGACTCACATCCGCTTGGCTGGCGGCGGCATCCAAGTCAGCAACAAATTCCAGCACAGCGGCAGGGGCGGTTTCTGGCGGTGCTGCCAGGACGCGATCGCTGCTCCCCACCACTGCTGACAGCACAACGGCGGACGAGAGAGACAGGCTCTGCATCCAGGGAAGCCATCGCCGACGAGGGTTGACAGGGGCAAGGGCAGACCAATCAGGGACAGCGGCTTCGGGGGATTGTGGCATGGACATAGTGTAGGGTTTCAAAGGTCAAGGTTATGAAGTGGGGAGGGATAGGCATCGCTATCCGCACGCGCCCTAGTTTTTCTATAGATGCACGTTCAATTATGATCCCAGCGATAGGGGAACGACAAGGGAACCGTCGATCAGGTCAGCGCCATGGGGCGGCGATCGCCCAACTGTTGCATTTCACGACCAAGGCGATCGCATCGTCATCGAAGTGCTGTATCGTGACGGAGGAATGCCCTAACTCGGCAACATAGCGTTTGACGATGACCATGGCACATACTTCTAAGCTTTTGATCGCCGCCAGTGGCACCGGCGGTCACCTATTTCCAGCGATCGCGACGGCAGCCCACCTTTCAGACTACAGCATTGAATGGCTAGGGGTTCCTGATCGCCTAGAAACCCAATTGGTTCCCCAAACCTATCCCCTACACCTGATTAACTTTGAGGGGCTACAGCGCCGGGGGCTGGCCACCGTCCAAGTTTTTGGCAAACTCGCCAACGCAATCATCGTTACCCGCCGTCTGCTAAGTCAAGGGCAGTTTCAGGGCGTGTTTACCACCGGTGGCTACATTGCCGCCCCGGCGATTATTGCCGCCCGCTCCCTGGGGCTGCCGGTCATTCTCCACGAATCCAACGCCCTCCCCGGCAAAGTCACCCGCTGGTTTAGCCCCTGGTGTACGGCCGTGGCCCTGGGCTTTGAAGCCGCAGCGGCCTACCTGCCCCGCACCCAGACCATCTGCGTGGGCACCCCGGTTCGAGATGCTTTTCGGCAAACTGAGCGATCGCCCCTCGTAGACCTGCCGATTCCCGATGACGTACCGCTGATCGTGGTGGTTGGCGGCAGCCAGGGCGCGGTCGCCGTCAATCGTCTGGTACGCAATGCTGCTTCCGCCTGGTTTGAAGCTGGAGCCTGGGTGGTGCATTTAACCGGCACCAACGATCCTGATGTCGATACCCTCAAGCACCCCCACTACATTGCCCGCCCCTTCTATGACGACATGGCCGGTCTACTGCGTCGTGCAGATCTAGCCATCAGCCGTGCCGGAGCTGGCACCCTCACAGAATTTGCCATCACCGCCACCCCCTCCATCCTCATTCCCTATCCTTTTGCCGCCGAAGATCACCAAACCTACAACGCAGCAGTCTTTGCGGCGACCGGCGCAGCTCAAGTTTGCCAACAATCTGCCCTGAAAGCCGAACACCTGCAAGAAAAGGTGTTGAATTTGTTACGTTCACCGGAGCAGCTACAGCAAATGGCCAAAGCGACCCAAGCCTTAGCGATCGCTGACAGTGCGGAACAACTTGCCCTATTTATTCAAAAAGTTCTCAACACTTAGTTACATCCAAACCGATGATTTCAACCTTCTCCACGATGAAGTTCAGCTATTAGCAACATTCCGAAAAAAGCAGCCGGTTTTTATGAATCAATGTCACAAATTACGATGATTAACTTATCAAGATTTAATGACAGAGCAGCAGTGAGACATCTATGATGAAGAGGTAGGGGATCAAGAGCTTTGTTCACTCAACTCAGACATTATCACCCACTCGCCGTTCTCGATCGCCTGCCATCAACAACACTAGCCCAATGCATAGTCCCTAAATCTAGGGCGATTTGTTTCACCGCTGTCCCTGTTGTAAAACGGCTGAGAGGCTTTATGAACATCCTTAAACTGACCCAAAACGCCCTTCAATATATCTCCGAAGGAGCTGCTCGTTTATTCAGTCCTAGAGACGATCAATATCCTGATATTGGCGTTCAACCTTTTGAAGGAGAACCGCTCTCTGAATGGGTTGATTTATCTAACACCAAGTCCTAGGTTTTATCCTGTACACATTACGTCATTAACGACGTTGCATATCGCGATCAAACAACGTTTGCGCAGGATCCAAACTTGCTCGTCACCACCAATGCCGCACCTCATGCTTGAGGTTGTGATGCCCAACCACAGCCTCAGACATCCGCTCTCCACATCAGCGCGTTGGTTATGAACTCCGAAGTTTACGTTGGGCAGTTGCTGCATGGATAGGCAAACAGGTCAGGTTCCTTCAGGGAAATGGCCTGTTTTTTTATGCCCATTCACCACACCTGCCTCGGCATAGGCCCTTCAGCCCAATCCCTAGTCCTTCAGAGA
Encoded here:
- a CDS encoding HAD-IA family hydrolase, translating into MKRPKVIFLDAVGTLIGVRGTVGEVYCDIAKVYGVQADPIAVNEAFYDSFKAASTMAFPGIDEDEIEEREFGWWWAIAAQTFQRAGVLDQFDNFAGFFASLYAHFATADPWFVYADVRWALEHWQSQDIELGIISNFDSRLHRVLPALKLDGFFSSVTLSTQAGSAKPDPRIFEIALAKHDCAPEDAWHIGDSFRQDYEGARAAGLRGVWLRRSEVESEQPVPA
- a CDS encoding nuclear transport factor 2 family protein, translated to MPQSPEAAVPDWSALAPVNPRRRWLPWMQSLSLSSAVVLSAVVGSSDRVLAAPPETAPAAVLEFVADLDAAASQADVSQVMQYYSPEFRSADGLSYRDMENALTTLWEQYPGLTYETQLLSWEQDGDAIVTETMTLITGTPLVGDRSFDFTSTLEARQRLVGSEIVEQEILAEETVLMSGSNPPTVQINLPASVTMGRSFTFDAIVIEPLAGERLMGVAIDEPVDLAGYLDPMDVELTVLPAGGLFKIGQAPSTPGSRWISAVLVREDGITMVTRRLHIVRPGEGS
- a CDS encoding NAD(P)/FAD-dependent oxidoreductase, whose product is MTQQPAHICILGGGFGGLYTALALDRLPWPPLQHPRITLVDQRDRFTFAPLLYELLTGELQTWEVAPPYAELLSETRIQFRQTAVNQVDLANQRVDLADGSSLDYDRLVLALGGETPVDQVPGAQEHAIPFRTVHDAYRLDERLRLLETSEVDKIRVAIVGGGTSGVELACKLADRLGKRGRLRLVERGEDLLKRSPEFNREASRKALSDRGVWLDLETQVTQVTSDSLSLDYRGQIDTIPVDIVLWTVGTQVAEVVRSLPVPHNDQGQLTITPTLQVVEHPHVFALGDLAACEDAAGQRIPATAQAAFQQADYAAWNIWADLSDRPLLPFRYQNLGEMMTLGIDNATLMGLGLTLDGQLAHIFRRLAYLYRMPTFDHQLKVGLNWIARPLRELLST
- a CDS encoding isochorismate synthase, producing MNILKLTQNALQYISEGAARLFSPRDDQYPDIGVQPFEGEPLSEWVDLSNTKS
- the murG gene encoding undecaprenyldiphospho-muramoylpentapeptide beta-N-acetylglucosaminyltransferase, whose protein sequence is MAHTSKLLIAASGTGGHLFPAIATAAHLSDYSIEWLGVPDRLETQLVPQTYPLHLINFEGLQRRGLATVQVFGKLANAIIVTRRLLSQGQFQGVFTTGGYIAAPAIIAARSLGLPVILHESNALPGKVTRWFSPWCTAVALGFEAAAAYLPRTQTICVGTPVRDAFRQTERSPLVDLPIPDDVPLIVVVGGSQGAVAVNRLVRNAASAWFEAGAWVVHLTGTNDPDVDTLKHPHYIARPFYDDMAGLLRRADLAISRAGAGTLTEFAITATPSILIPYPFAAEDHQTYNAAVFAATGAAQVCQQSALKAEHLQEKVLNLLRSPEQLQQMAKATQALAIADSAEQLALFIQKVLNT
- a CDS encoding SDR family oxidoreductase; translated protein: MVSIQHQTVLITGASSGIGAACASAFAEAGARLILAARRRERLEAIAPALVEQYGIAVHPVVMDVGDRAQVEAVLQGLPADWQAIDVLVNNAGLSRGLEPLQQGSIEDWDEMIDTNLKGLLYVTRTVLPGMVERGRGHVINIGSIAGHQPYPKGNVYCATKAAVRALSHSLKMDLSGTPVRVSSVDPGLVETEFSQVRFHGDQDRAAQVYAHVTPLTPEDVAEVVLFCATRPPHVNLSEILVLPTDQSSSTLVHRHS
- a CDS encoding type II secretion system GspH family protein — translated: MSVPFTKHLQASDRPSESGLTIIESLVAIIMIGIVGAMITPPIVIAVATRLQNQRTQQAYQIAQGEFDRVRGMVNNGRHEPAALPVAVGNGPLADQGPPTGTVNQLQSIDPGCNSYDGGQLPANRALPIDITGDCEPDFIMQVFRNNGVVSDREQNGLNRPTNFYMAVRVYAVLDNPVNWGDLETEEAGLGFTSGDSSQSTRPLAVINTQVNWSDTRDSLCEFHSAQGGCDG
- a CDS encoding prepilin-type N-terminal cleavage/methylation domain-containing protein, producing MRAKLLRQPANAGFTLIEVLAVVIIVGILAAIAAPGWVAFANSREANQLADQVFQRIRQSQTDAGRLRSNQVVEFNDGNPPELLYGSAGGGGRNTELLGEGRLANGMASLDVFDGNGAEVDSVVFDPNGILVSDGNLPITVVVQVPADGSGSTRCVILKTLLGASELAQGDACTP